In the Synergistaceae bacterium genome, CAGGAAGGCGGAGGCCCCGGCGCGGAACATCTCGTAGACGAAGCCGGCGTTCGCGTACATGGAGAGGGCGACGACATTGATCGAGCTGTCGAAGGCCTTTATCGCGACAGTGGCCTCGAAGCCGTTCATCACGGGCATCATGACATCCATGACAACGATGTCGGGACGAAGCTCCCGGGCCATCCGCACCGCCTCCTCTCCGTCAGCGGCCTCCCCCACGACTTTCATGTCCGGCTGCCTCGACAGAAGCGCCTTGAGCCCGTCGCGCAGTATCTGGTGATCGTCGGCAATAAGTATGTCCATTAGACCACCTCCACGGGGAAGGAGAGGCCGATCCAGGTGCCGTCGTTCGGCTTGGATCGAATCTCCATCACCCCTCCCATGAGGGAGACCATCGTCCTGAGGCTGAACAGTCCGTATGAGTTCGCCGACAGGCAGGCCCGGTCCAGAAGGTCCGGGTCGAACCCCCTGCCGTTGTCCGACACGTCGAGCAGCACCCGGCCCTTCTTCTCGGACAGGCAGACGCTAGCCTCGTCAGTCCCCGCGTGCTTGACCACGTTCATCAGCAACTCCTGGGCGGAGCGGAAAATGAAGGCTTTCAGGTTGTCGTCCAGCTCCTTCGGAAGCGGGTCGCTTGTGAAAGATATCTTAAGCCCGTGCTTCTTGAAGAATTCCTCTTTGAGGCAGAGGATGGCCTGCTCGAGCCCGAACTCGTACAGCACGGGGAGCCCCAGGTTGAACAGCTGCGACCGTATTCGGTTCAACGTCTCGTCCAACGTGTTCACGACCCTGTCTATCCCCTCCTTCACCTCCGCGCCCTCCACCGAGTCTCCGAGCATGCGCAGTTTCAGCTTGGACAGGGCCAGGTTTTGTCCTATCGAGTCGTGGATCTCCAAGGCGATGAGCCTTCTCTCCCTCTCCTGGGTGACGGACAGGGCGTAGGTCAGCTTGCGCAGGCGCTCCAAATACTCCCTCTCTCTCTCCTCCGCTCTCTTCCTGTCCGTGATGTCGAAGAAGGCGCCGATCAGCCCCGTCACCTCCCCGTCCTCGTGTATCAGAGCCTTGTAGAAGGCCGTGTCGTGGAAGGTGCCGTCGCTGTGAAGCATCTGCCTCTCCTCCATCAGGCTGTTCTTTCCCTCCGCCATCATCTTCCTGTCCCTCTCGAAGTGCTGCTCCGCCCTGTCCTTGTCCACGATGTCGAAGATGGTCCTTCCCAGTATCTCCTCCTCGTCCTTGCCCATGAACTCGGCGAAGGCCCTGCTGCAACCGAGGTAGCGCCCGTTCACGTCCTCGTAGAAGACCGGAACCGGCAGCATCTCCAGCAACCTCTCGGTGAACCTGACCTTGCGTTCGAGCTGCTCTCGCCCGCTTCCAGCGTGTTCTCCCGTCTTCATGGATATAATCACCCCACCTCTGTGTTAGTATCATTATACTATCGGCGGGAAGCCGCGTTCGTATCAAAAAAGGATGGAGCCCCCAAGTGAAAGGTGATAACCTAGTGGCGTACGAGGAAGCCCCGCTCAGTATGCCGGTGCTTCCTCATCACGAGATAACGAGGAGGAGAAAAGATGAAAAAGTCGGTTTTCACAGCGATTGTCGTCTGCGTCTGCGTTCTGTTCGCGGCCGGGGCAGCGTTCGCCGCGGAGTTCACCATGAAGGTGGGGCACGTGGTCCCGGAGAGCTACCCTCACCACATTGCCGCGGTCGAGTACCTGAAGCCCTACATCGAAGAGCAATCCGACGGCAGGATCGAGGTGGAGCTGTACCCGAACAGCCAGCTCGGAGGCGACCGCCAGCTCTGCGAGGCCGTTCAGATCGGCTCGCTGGAGATGGCCTTCCCGTCGACCACGATACTCGCGGGGTTCATTCCGGAGCTGGGACTCCTCGACCTCCCCTTCCTGTTCTCCACCCGCGACGATGTCTACAAGGTCGTGGACATCGACGGCCCGGTGGGTTCCGTGTTGGCCGCCAAGGCCAGGGAGCAGGGGATTCACCTGCTCGGCTACGCGGACCTCGGGTTCATGAACCTGTCGAACAGCGCAAGGCCGATCACGACGCCCGAGGACGCAAAAGGCATTAAGATCCGCGTCATGGAGAACCCGGTCTACATCGACACTGCGATGGCGCTCGGGTGCAGCCCGATAACGATGGCTTTCGGCGAGGTCTACACGGCCCTTCAGCAGAAGGTCATCGACGGCCAGGAACACAGTGTCAACGTGGTCAAGAACATGAAGTTCGAGGAGGTTCAGGACTACCTCAGCCTCACAAGGGAGGCCTACTCGACCATCTCGATCATAGCAAGCGAGGCTTTCATGGACTCCCTCCCCGACGACCTTCAGGACGTGGTCAGAAAGGGAGTCGAGCTCTTCTGCAAGGAGCAGGGTCGGATAAACTCCGAGCAGGAGGCAACGAACCTGGCCTACCTCAAGGAGAAGGGCATGAAGATCAACGAACTCACACCGGAGCAGAGAGAGCTTTTCGTCGAGGCGACCGAGGAGGTCAGGAAGAAGCACGCGCAGCGAGAGGGAAGGCAGGAGCTCTACGAGCAGATCCTGACCCTTTTGAAGTAGCGAGAGTTGGGCGGAGAGCGCGATGAAGTCATTTTTGGACAGGCTGGAGGAACACATACTTGTCGCGGGGCTGGCGGTGCTGGTCTTCATCGTCTGCCTGCAGGTGACCATGAGATACTTCTTTCACACAGGGCTCACCTGGAGCGAGGAGGTCGCGCGCTTCCTCTTTCTGTGGTTGGTATGGCTGGGCGCGGCCTACGCGGCCAAGAAGCGCGCTCATCTGAGGATCGAGGCCTTCACTCAGAAGCTCTCCCCCGCCGTCCGAAGGAAAGCAGACTTCATCGCGCTGATCATCTGGATCGCCTTCAGCGCGTTTCTCACCTGGAAAGGGACGGAGTTGACCATGATCCTGATCAAGAGAAGGCAGATCTCGCCCATCCTCGAGATAAGGATGGCTTGGGCGTATGCAGCTGTGCCGGTGGGCGCGGGGCTTATGTTCATCAGGCTCCTCGCCCATCTTAAGGCCGAGTTGACAGGCACGACGGAGGTACCGAGATGACCGGGACAGGCGTCATAATACTGATAATATTGGCCCTGATCGCCTTAACAATGACGATCGGCGTGCCGATCGGCATCTCGGTGGGCTTTTCCACCGCCGTGACGATGTACTTCATGAGCAACACCCCTTTGATATTCATAAGCCAAAACGCCTTCACAGCGCTCGACTCCTTCCCCCTGCTGGCCCTGCCGCTCTTCATCCTCTCGGGTAACCTGATGAGCTACGGAGGCATCTCCAAGAGACTCGTAAGGCTGGCTGACAGCATCGTCGGCGCAGCCACCGGAGGGCTCGCGATGGTGACTGTGATGGCCTGCATGTTCTTCAGCGCGATTTCCGGATCGTCGGTGGCCACTGTCTCCGCCATCGGCAGCTTCATGATCCCGGAGATGAAAGAAAAGAAGTACGACGAGGGATTCGCCGCCGCTCTCACGGCGTCGGCCGGTTCCCTGGGCGTCATCATCCCGCCCAGCATCTCCTTCGTGGTGTACGGCGTCATGACGGGCGTTTCCATAGGGGAGATGTTCATAGCGGGGATAGTCCCCGGGCTGCTGCTTGGCTTCGCTCTCATGGCGGTCGCCTACGCGATATCCAGGAAAAAGGGATACGCAAGCGCGGAGTCGGACCTGGCGAGGAAGAGCTTCCTGGCCTCGTTAAAAGACTCGTTCTGGGCGATCATGGTGCCGGTGATAATACTGGGAGGCATCTACGGAGGGGTCTTCACCCCGACCGAGGCCGCCGGGGTGGCGGTCGCCTACTCTCTCTTCGTCGGACTGTTCGTCTACAGGGAGCTAACGGCGCAGAAGCTGTACTCCGCCTTTCTGGAGACTATGCTTGTGAACGGGGCGGTCACGTTCATGATCGGGCTTTCGATGGCGTTCGCGCGCTTCTTGACCATCGCCGGGGTACCGAAGTACATGACCACCACGATACTTGGCTTCTCGCAGAGCGGGGCCGTCACGCTGCTGCTGATAAACGTGATCTTCCTGGTCGTGGGCTGTTTCATCGACAACCTGTCCGCCGCCATAATACTGGTCCCGATACTGCTTCCTATAGTGACCAGCTTCGGGGTCGACCCGCTGCACTTCGGGATAATCTCGACCGTGGCCCTAGCGATAGGATTTGTCACACCCCCTTACGGGCCGAACCTCTTCGTCGCTTCGGCCATCTCCGGCGTCTCCATCGAAAGGATAACCAGGCATATCTGGTCGTTCTGTGCGGCACTGGTGATAGTCCTTATGCTTCTCACCTACATACCCGCGCTCAGCACGGGGCTGGTGCAACTGGTGTACAACTGACGAACCCCGTGAGCAGGGCTTTTGCAGGGAACGCCGGTCGCTCGTACCGGCGTTCCCTGTGTTGCACGGCCACGTCTGTGTTAAAATCTTACCGTCTATCTTGAGTGTCAATCATTTTCAGAAGGTCGGTGAACTGTCATGAAGAAGTTTTTTGCGGTCTGTATTTGCGTGGCGGCTGCCGTGCTGCTTATCAGCCCGGCCGCTGTCGCGGAGGAGCGCTCCTTGGCGGACGTGCTGGTCTACGCGATAGAGGACGCCGCGGAGCTGGATCTGAGCAGAGACAACATGGAGGTCGAGAGCTACAATGTCGACATCTCGACCAAGGACGAAAAGTTCATGGGGCTGCTTCGGGCCAAGCTGCGCCTGGCACGCATATTCAACGAGCTCTCCTACCAGGAGGAGGGTTTCTCCTTCAGGAAGGGCTACGAGCTCGTGCGACTGCTGATGGAGGCGGCGGAGAGCGGGTCGCACGACATAGCCGGGTCCCCCTTCAACCTGGGCGACTATATCGTCTTCCAGATAATCCTCCCGCTGGAGTTGGAGCCTCTGATCAGGGAGCTGCCCGTCTATTACGACGCAGTGATGTCGGTGGATGACTGGGAGGAGAAGTTCGAGTTGATCCTTGACACGGACGACGGGTGGGGCCCGCAGCTCAGCCGCGGAAAGACCTTCCACTTGGCCGGCTTCCCAAAGGTGAACAAGAAGAAGGAGTATCACGCGGCGGTACACGTCGAGACCGACGACATCTACTACTCCGAGGGGGACTCGTCGATCGAGGCATGGCTCTACTCCTTCTGGATGAGACGCTACGATGAAGGATCGATACACATTGTAAAGACCGTCCTTGACTGGCTCAACGACCGACTCGACGAGCTCGAGGACGCGGTCGGCTAGACGGTCGAAGCATGATACTGATGAATTCCGCCCTTCCGCGAGGGAGGCTTTTCATCCTGGTGCTCGCGGCGGCCTTTTTCCTATCCCCGGCAGTCTGCCGCGGACAGACCGGCCGGGAGTTCAGGGGGACAATCGACCCGACGGACAACGGTGCGAAGCTCTTGGCCATGGTCGTCTCCCTGACAGACCCGGAGTACGCGGAGGTCAGGATGGACGAGCTGCCCAACGCCACGGGAGCGGTGCGCGACCTCTCGATCCTCGTGCAGGGAGCGAACGTGGGAGGCTTCAGGGTGGAGAAGTTCGCGGTGGAGTCGTCGTTCCTCGAGATGAACCCGCCGTCGGAGTGGGTCGTAGGGGATCCGGACTCGCTGACGGTGCGAAGCGCGCTCCGCACCAACATGGAACTCCTTGCCCTCGAGAGGGACATAAACGAGACCTTGGTCAACTACGCCGGCGGTGACTGGCGCCGCATCACCGTGGACCTCAAGCCCGGAAGGGTGGAGGCCAAGGGGCACTACAGCTCCGGGGGGCTCGGCATCTTCGCCGAGGTGACCACGAAGCTGGAGATAAGGCAGGGCAAGCAGATATGGCTCAAGGACACGTCCATAAAGATAAACCACGATGACCAGACGGACGTTATCAGGAAGGAGCTCGCGAAGATCCAGCCCGTGGTTGACATTGGGCAGCTTCCCTTTCCAGTCGTGCTCGCGGTGCTGGACATCGACGAGGATAAGGTCCTGTTCTCCACCCGCACCCCCCCGAAGCAGACCGAAGGCTTGGTCTACCGCTACACAAGGGGCTCCTGAAGAAGAAGCCCGCAAGAGAAGACGGGCGGGGCCGGTCGATCATGACCCGCCCCGCCTTTGTTTTTACCGCTCCATCGCGCCTCGGGCGGCCACCACCCCGCTCGCGGCCGCCTGTATTATCCCCCTGCTGACCCCCGCGCCGTCCCCCGCCATGAAGAGCCTGCGGACCACGGGGACCTCCAGGTTCTTTCCGAGCTCCAGCCTTAGCGAGTAGAGCTTGATCTCCACCCCGTACAGCAGGGTATCGTTCTGGTTGACGCCGGGCATTATCACGTTCAGAGCGTCCAGGAACTCCACCACGTCGGTAAGGTACCTGTGCGGCAGCACCAGGCTCAGGTCACCTGGCTGGGCGGTAGCGGTAGGCGTGATCATCCCGCGGTCGATCCGCGACTGGGTGGAGCGTCTGCCGTCCTTCAGGTCCCCCAGCCTCTGGACCAGTATGCTCCCTCCGGCCAGCATATTGGCCAGCTTGGCCACGTGTGTGGCGTAGCCGATGGGATCGTTGAAGGGCTGGGTGAAGTTCTTCGTCACCAGTATGGCGAAGTTCGTGTTCCTTGACTTCACGTTCTTAAGGCTGTGCCCGTTGACTGTGACCAAGTCGTGCCCCTTGTTGTACTCGTACACCACGAAGCCGGACGGGTTCATGCAGAAGGTCCTGCACCGGTCGTCGAATGTCGGGGTGTTGTACAGGCACTTGATCTCGTAGAAATGCCGAGTTATGTCCTCGCAGACGCTGTCGGGGACTTCAACCCGGACACCGATGTCCACCGGCATTGATGCTATGGGAATGTTCAGCTTGGCCACCACGCCCGCGAGCCAGGAGGAGCCCTCCCTTCCAGGCGAGACGATGACGGCCCCGCCCCTCAGGACGGTCCCGTCGGCCAGCACGACTCCGCGCGCGATCCCGTCCTCGATCAGCAGGTCTTCGACCTCCGTGCCCATCATTATGTCGCACTTGTCCTTGAGGGCCTCGTACATATTGCCGAGTACCACCCGCGACGCGTCCGTCCCTATGTGGCGGATCCGCGC is a window encoding:
- a CDS encoding PAS domain S-box protein — translated: MKTGEHAGSGREQLERKVRFTERLLEMLPVPVFYEDVNGRYLGCSRAFAEFMGKDEEEILGRTIFDIVDKDRAEQHFERDRKMMAEGKNSLMEERQMLHSDGTFHDTAFYKALIHEDGEVTGLIGAFFDITDRKRAEEREREYLERLRKLTYALSVTQERERRLIALEIHDSIGQNLALSKLKLRMLGDSVEGAEVKEGIDRVVNTLDETLNRIRSQLFNLGLPVLYEFGLEQAILCLKEEFFKKHGLKISFTSDPLPKELDDNLKAFIFRSAQELLMNVVKHAGTDEASVCLSEKKGRVLLDVSDNGRGFDPDLLDRACLSANSYGLFSLRTMVSLMGGVMEIRSKPNDGTWIGLSFPVEVV
- a CDS encoding TRAP transporter substrate-binding protein — protein: MKKSVFTAIVVCVCVLFAAGAAFAAEFTMKVGHVVPESYPHHIAAVEYLKPYIEEQSDGRIEVELYPNSQLGGDRQLCEAVQIGSLEMAFPSTTILAGFIPELGLLDLPFLFSTRDDVYKVVDIDGPVGSVLAAKAREQGIHLLGYADLGFMNLSNSARPITTPEDAKGIKIRVMENPVYIDTAMALGCSPITMAFGEVYTALQQKVIDGQEHSVNVVKNMKFEEVQDYLSLTREAYSTISIIASEAFMDSLPDDLQDVVRKGVELFCKEQGRINSEQEATNLAYLKEKGMKINELTPEQRELFVEATEEVRKKHAQREGRQELYEQILTLLK
- a CDS encoding TRAP transporter small permease, encoding MKSFLDRLEEHILVAGLAVLVFIVCLQVTMRYFFHTGLTWSEEVARFLFLWLVWLGAAYAAKKRAHLRIEAFTQKLSPAVRRKADFIALIIWIAFSAFLTWKGTELTMILIKRRQISPILEIRMAWAYAAVPVGAGLMFIRLLAHLKAELTGTTEVPR
- a CDS encoding TRAP transporter large permease → MTGTGVIILIILALIALTMTIGVPIGISVGFSTAVTMYFMSNTPLIFISQNAFTALDSFPLLALPLFILSGNLMSYGGISKRLVRLADSIVGAATGGLAMVTVMACMFFSAISGSSVATVSAIGSFMIPEMKEKKYDEGFAAALTASAGSLGVIIPPSISFVVYGVMTGVSIGEMFIAGIVPGLLLGFALMAVAYAISRKKGYASAESDLARKSFLASLKDSFWAIMVPVIILGGIYGGVFTPTEAAGVAVAYSLFVGLFVYRELTAQKLYSAFLETMLVNGAVTFMIGLSMAFARFLTIAGVPKYMTTTILGFSQSGAVTLLLINVIFLVVGCFIDNLSAAIILVPILLPIVTSFGVDPLHFGIISTVALAIGFVTPPYGPNLFVASAISGVSIERITRHIWSFCAALVIVLMLLTYIPALSTGLVQLVYN
- a CDS encoding FAD-binding protein, whose protein sequence is MHDIIIVGAGPAGIFAAMECVQRGKKVLIIDKGKLIRDRKCPIVEGASKSCLNCPSCSIVSGWGGAGSASDGKLTLTTGFGGNLEDSIGEEALVEMINHVDRVFVDYGADNNVYEPSGEVIRDTIRKASTVGIKILPARIRHIGTDASRVVLGNMYEALKDKCDIMMGTEVEDLLIEDGIARGVVLADGTVLRGGAVIVSPGREGSSWLAGVVAKLNIPIASMPVDIGVRVEVPDSVCEDITRHFYEIKCLYNTPTFDDRCRTFCMNPSGFVVYEYNKGHDLVTVNGHSLKNVKSRNTNFAILVTKNFTQPFNDPIGYATHVAKLANMLAGGSILVQRLGDLKDGRRSTQSRIDRGMITPTATAQPGDLSLVLPHRYLTDVVEFLDALNVIMPGVNQNDTLLYGVEIKLYSLRLELGKNLEVPVVRRLFMAGDGAGVSRGIIQAAASGVVAARGAMER